ATTTAAGTCATACTATTTTCAATAACATCAAAGAGTTTAATTTTTTCTTGATGCATCCAGATCAACATTTAAATAACATTCTTTACTTGTTTGATTTTTTAAAAATTTTAAATAATTTAGAAAAAATTGATTTAGCTGAGCTCGAAAAGTTGCAAAATTTGTCCCAAGAAATTCAAAAATATTCACAAATTTTGCAAATCCAGTCAGAAATTTCAGACTTAGAAAAAAAACTTTACGTTCATTTTAGGCAAATTCCTTTAGACGTTCCTATCAAAGAGTGTTGTCAAATTATTGAAGATCATCTCAATAAAAAACTTAAATTTTTAGACTTTAGATACAAAAAAATTAAACAAAAATTAACTCCGTATTTTAAGAAAGATTTTTCTGACACAACTTTTCTTGAAAACTCATCAGAAATTATTACCTTAAAAAACAAAAAAATCTCGCTTGAAAAATGACTTTCAACCCTTTTGTTCAAACCTGGTGAAACAAATCCTAGCCAAATCCAGTCAAATTTTTATCAATTAAAGTTTTATAAAAAGTTAAAAATCTTGAATGATACAACAAAAGTAAAAGTTCAAGACAAGCAATTTGTTGATTTTTTCCTTGATTCAAAATATACAAGAGAGCTTTTGAATAAAAAATTATTTGAGCCTGTTAGTCAGTTTATTGATATTTGGAGAGAATTTTCGCTTGAATTTGATTCAAAAGAGGTTAATTTTAACTTTTTAGAAAAGAAAAGATTTGAAAACAACCTTCAGACAAAACTACAAAAAATCGACAAAATTCATGAAATTGCGCAAATTAATGCCAATATTTCCCTTTTATCTGATTTTGGAATTGATGACTTTATAAATAAAGCAATTGAGGCAAACTTAGAAATTGATTTTTATAAAACTTTTGCAAAAAAATTTTACAAAATTTTAATAGATCAAATAATTAACACTGAATTTCATAATTATGATTGGCAAACACTAAGTTCAAATCAAAATAAATTTGAGTTAGCCCAAGAAAAATTAGATCTACTGTCGGCTAAAAGAGTTGATGCCATTCTTCTTGAAAAAATTCCCCAAATTGATTCAGTTTCTGAATATACTCCAGAAATTAGAATTTTAAGACAAGAAGCTAATAAATCTCGACGTTTAATGCCGTTTCACGAACTTTTTGTCAGAATTCCGAATTTATTAAGAAAATTAAAGCCTTGTTTGATGATGTCGCCGCTCTCGGTAAGTTCCTACATTAAAAATAGTGATATGGAGTTTGATCTTGTTATTTTCGATGAGGCTTCACAAGTAAAACCCGAAAGCGCAATTGGAGCAATTGTCCGTGCAAAACAATATATAATTGCTGGTGACAAAGAACAAATGCCCCCAACAAATTTTTTTGACACAATTCCTGAAAGCGAGGATGAAGAATCTGATTTTACCGACTTTAATGTTTCAGATTATCTCTCAATTCTTGATGTCAGTCAAACATTTTTAAAATCTTATAGACTAACATGACATTATCGCTCAAAGTTTGAAGAATTGATTCAACCTTCTAACATTGAAATTTATAATAATGATTTAGTCACTTTTCCAACAAGTCAAAAACCTCATGATTTACAAGGTATTAAGCTTGTAAAAGTTGAAAATGCGCTTTATAAAGAGCGAAGAAATGAAAAAGAAGCAGATGCTGTTATTGAAATACTAGACCAAATTCTTACAAAATATCAAAATAAATTTTCGATAGGAATTGTTACAACTAATTCAGTACAGCGAAACCTCATTCAATCAAAATTAGAAAAATTTAAAGCAAATAAGCCTTATTTTTCCCAGTTTTTTACCGATGAATCTTCAACCGAAATTTTTGTCAAAAATATTGAATCAGTTCAAGGTGACGAGCGCGATATAATCATTTTTTCATTAAATTTTGGTCCTAATGAGCAAAACAAAGTTTCACTTCATTTTGGAGCCATTAACCAAAAAAATGGTTATAGACGTCTAAATGTTGCCTTTACTCGTGCAAAATATTCAACAATAATGATTACATCACTTGATCCTGAGCAAATCGATTTAGAAAAAGTCCGCACACGTGGCGCAAGTTTTCTTAAAAAATATCTAGAAATTGCTAAACATAATTTGTTTGTAGAAAACAAACCTGATAATACTTCAGATTCACAAGTAAGTTTTGAAGACTCGGTCTACAAAGAATTAACAAATATGGGACTAAAAGTTGTAAAAAACGTCGGATATTCAGATTACAAAATCGATTTAGCAGTCTTAAATCCGCAAAATGAAAACAGTTATTTACTCGGAATTCAATGTGATGGGTCTGGTTATTTAAAGCATAAAAACGCCCGTGATCGTGAAATTTTATGAAAAAATGTCCTTATGTCTCGAGGTTGAAATATCCTTAGAATTTGATCACTAGATTGATTCCAAAATAGAGGTAGTCAACTTAAAAAAATAAAAGAAATAATAAAAAAACTTAAATCTCAAGAAGAAAAACCGCTGGGTGTTGAAGAAAATCCTTCTGATTTACCGCCAAAAACAGCTGAACAACTTAGCGCCCCATTAGCTATTGTTAAAAAAAGACAACCAATTGATTTTAGGTCCTTTTTTGAAAAAAGATTTTTATTTACGGATGAAAATTTGACTGACTTATGAAATCAAACTAAAACCGAATATTCTTTTTTTGAGGAAATTTTTAAAAGAGTTAAAATTCTCAGTAAGCTAGAACACCAAAAAATTGTCCTTTGATTAAGTGGAAATTCAAAAATTACCAATTCTATAAAAGCAAAAAGTGTGAAAATTGCACATAATTTTATAGAAAACAACGTTATTTTTGAAAGTCCGTCGCATTATTTTTTAAAAAATGTAACAAAATATAATTTTTTCCTTGAACCAAAAAGACCAATAAGGGAAATACATTATTTTGAAATTAAGGATTTGATTATAACAATAATTCAAAAAACTAAATCAATTTCAAAAGAGGATATATATTCATTAATTCTCGAAGTAACCGATTTTTCTTTCCTAAAGAAAAAGACTCGCGACTATTTAGATCAATGTTTTCAAAAATTACTTGATGATAAAATAATTTTTGAAAACAAAGGAGAAACTTTTTCCTTAGTAAATCCTTAATTTTTCCCTTTTTTCAAAAAAATCATTAAAATTGCATTATTAAGTGAAAAACATACGTTTTTAGCGCTCATGTGGTATAATTTATCTTTAAATATTGAGGTTTGGTCTAATGAAAAAAGCTTTAAAAATTCTCTTTCAAACATCCACACCATTTCTCTTATACGCTGGAATTATTTCAAGCGCAGTTGTTTTTAGTGCAAAAAACACTAATTTATCGCCAAATTTGTTGAAAAAATCAGAAACTGGGTTGTTAAAAGAATTAAAATATTTAGCTCTAGGTGATTCGCTTAGCTCAGGTTTTGACTGAGAAAGCAATCTTGATGGGCGCGGAAAAATGACTGACGGTTCTATTAGCGGGATCTCTTTTCCTGCTTTTTTTGCCAATTTTGCCCAAAGTATTCAACCTAATTCTGTAAAATCTTTTAAAAATTTAGCGCTAAATAATTCCTCAATTCTAGATTGAATTTATCTTCTTGATCCCAAAAATAATATTATAAGTGATGAAAATCTTGTTAATCTAAGGACCCAAACTTATAATTCTTCAAATTTTGCCGACACAATTCGTTCAGTATTTGAAAATTTTAGTGGCGATTTTCCAAACTTAAGAAATGAAATTCGAAACGCTAATTTAATTACAATTTCAATTGGTTTTAAAGACTTTCTTAATACATTTAATAGCACTTTTTTTGACAATGTTCTTTCAGGTAATACATCCCAAAATTCATACGAGACAATAACAACAAATATTAATTACGCATTCACAAAAATTAAACATAACTTGAAAAGGTTAATAACTTTAATTAAAAATATTAACCCTGAAACTTACATAAATTTAATCGGATATTATAATGAACATGCAAAAATTGATAAATTTTTAAATGATTTGCTTAAAAATTATTTGTTAGAATTTGAACCTAATTTACTTTCAGTAAGTCGTCTAAACGATGAAATAAAAGAAGTCTCACAACAAATGGGCGTTAATTTCATAAATCCATTTTTGGAAAAATCTTGAGATGGAAAATCAGACCCATTTTTTGATACAGATTTAGATTTCAGACCTCAAATAAAAGCTAACAAACAAATTGCCCAAAATTTAATTATCTCATTAGCTTTATCCCCAAAAAGTCTTAATAAATCTATAAAACGCGATGAAAACGATGAAATTTTACTAACTAATTTTTCGGCTAATAATTTTGACTCTCAGCAACTAGATTTTGGCTCTAACAGTGAAATTTTAGAAAAAATCACTGTCAATGGTTCGCTCGAGAATTTTATTAATGAAAATTCTAGTTTTGAAGAAAAAAGCATTAAAGATCTGCATACAATTTCATTTCGGCAGCCAGAATCAGCAAATTATGCCAGCGCTTTGACTCAATTTGTTGGCTTTTTTGATTCAGAACAGAGTGATATTGTCAACGTATTTAAAGATTTAATTAACACTTTTTCCAATAGATCTCAACCAAATTTTGAAGCATTCAATAATGTTGTTGAAGTAATTTTAAAAAGTGAATTTTTTACAAATTTAACACAGTATGCTCAGGAATTTATTGCAAATTCAGCTATCCAAAATGTTGAACAAAACGAATCTGATTCGACTTTAGACCAAGAAAGTTCTGACTTATCCACATCGGACCAAACAAAAACATCTCCTGATTTATTAAGTTTTTTGAAAAAAAAATCCCTTTCTCAGGAAAATATTCTTGGACTTTTAAAGGAAATTTTGTCTAGTCAATATGTTCAGAGTCACCACACTAAAACAGTTAATTTATTTTATAATTTACTATTTAACCAACCGGCAATTTCTAAATTATTAGTTAGCTCAATTTCAACTCAAGAAAATATTCAGCAAATAATAAAAGAAGTATTTCAATTTAATTCAGTTCAAAAATTTGTCACCTTTATTTTTACAGAACTGATAAAAAATAATCAAGATTATACATCCGCTAAATCTTTTAGTCAAGTTCTGTATTTATTTTTACAAAATTCAAATAACTACAATAAATCAGTAACTTTTATTAAACATTTTGTAATAGAAGCCCTTAAAAGAACTAATTTTTTGAATGCTATTTTTGAGACTTTATCAAATCAATTAGGCTTTAATATTGAAAAAGAAGACATAAATTCGCTTATAACTTTGATCACAAGCGTTAGCGACATAATAGTTAATACTAAAACTTTCAAAAATTTAATTGATTTGTTAGCTAACGAAGTTATTTTCGGAATAAAAAGTGGTGTAAGCAATAATCAGTCGGATTTTTCCTTCTTTTCGAATATTATTTCTAATTTAACCAATAAAGTTAGTGATTTTATCAAAGATAAGGCAAATATTTATAATCTTTTCCAAGATATTATCTCTTTTTCACCTTCAGCTAAACAACTAGATTCTGTTAAGTCTTTGCTTGGTAAATTTTTACCATTTATTTCAAAAATTAATTTAAGTTTTATACTTGACAAAAATTCTGAGAATTATCAGTCTTTAAATTCAATTTTTGAGTCTTTTTCAGATTTCCTGGCGCAAGATGGCTTTAAAGAATTAAATGATTTAATTAGTGCAATTATGGACGATGTTTTCTTGGTTAATAATTATAAATATCAAAACAGCCCCGATTTATACGGCATAATTTTTAATTTATTGTCTAATAATTCCCAAAAATTAAAACCAATTTTGTATAAGTTTATTGACAAAAACCTTAACAACACCAAGGTTCTAGATGCGCTTAAGTCTTTTTTTGCTAAAATTTTACCACAGGAATTTCTTGAGAAATTAGGTCAAACTAACCAGTCAGATTATTTTAAAAAGCTAATTGACTATGTTTTTGAGGTTATTTCTGAATTAACTATTGAATATAATACCAAAATTGAGCTAACGAAAAACAACGGTTTTATCGAAAAAACAGATAAAAAATCAGAAAATACTTTAGATTTTAATCACATATTAGACAAACTTAAAAGCAAAAAGTCATAAAAAAACAACTACTATTTAAACTCAATGCAAATAGAAAACTCGTTTTTACTTACATTGAGCCTAAAAAAATATCTGAAGTTTTGAAAGAGCCAAAAGAAAAAGCCATAAATTTGTAGATTTCTAAACGGTTAAATTTATGGCATTGCATCATATTTAAAAATATGACGGAAAATTCGCAATATCAGAGCACATTAGACAAAAAACATAACTAATTCCCCCTTAATTCAATACAAAATTTATTAATTATTCTTAGTGTGAGTAATTATAACATAATTTTTTCTTGAACCAAGCATTTTTTTTATTTTTTTGCAAAACCTTAATTTTAAAATAATAAAAATTAAGGTTTTGCCGTCAAAAAAGCACCGATTTACGGGTATTTTTGCGTATTTACATTCACTAAAAAGTGAATTTTTTCATCAAATTGGAAAATCGTGAAAAAACCATAAATTTAAAATTTTTTAATTTCAAAAAATTTTAAATTATTTTATTCATGCAAGAGACTTTTTAGTGTATTTCTTTTCATTTTTGATTTTACAAACATATCAACTTTTTCTTGCACATTTTGAAAAAAATTAAATACTTTTTGGTCAAGTTTTATAATATTGCCTTTTTGATCAATTACATGGCTAGTTTTGTGCTTTTTGTTTTTAACAAGGCCAAAAATAGGTGCCTGAATTCCGATGTTTTCTAAAACACTTGCAATCACGTTGACTTGATTACTTGCGCCGTCAACCAAAATTACATCGGGTTTAAGGGAGTTTTTAATTTTAAAGTATTTTTCAAACCCTTGCCTCATATAGTTCGTGTCGCCCTTTTTAGACCCAGAAAAATTAAAAAAACGACTATAACTAGGCTCATATGATCCATCAATGTAGAAAATAATTCCGGTTGTTGGGTAATTTTTTTCTGTTTTTTGTGCAGTTTTTTCAACATTTTTCACAAATGTTAAAAAAGAATTGTCAATTGCCATTATTTTGTTGGTACTTTTTATTTTCAGGTTTTGCTTAATTAGTTCCAAAATTTCAAAATTTTGGACTTTATTTTGATTTTTAGCATTGCCAGCGATAAAATCAAAGTGATTTTCCTTTAAATTGTCCAAAATTTGCTTGTATTGTTTGCTTTTTGCAATTTTTAGCTTAATTTTGCTGTCAAAAAAATCAAAATATTTATCAAAGCTAAAATCAACTATTAATTTATCAGGAGAAATATGATTTTTATAGTATGAATTTAAAAAATTAACTAAAGTCTCAAAAGTATTTAGAACAATTTCGAGATAAAAATGCTTATTTGACAAAAAAATTCCATTTCGGTAAAAGGCAAAACTGACAGCCAAAAAGTTAGATTCGGGAGTAGAAAACCAAAGAAAATCGAGATTTTCTGCGTTATTTAGGTCAATATTTTGCTCTTGACTTCTTGCATTTTTCAGTCCACTGATAGCATCAAAATATTCTTGCGCCAGTTCAAAGTGAAAATTTTGTTTAGCGGCTTCTAATTTTTCCTCAAGAAGTGCGATTTCGTTCCTTTTTTGTAGCAAATTTTTGCAAAAAAGAAACTTTTGTCGAAAAAATTCCACATCTTGGTTAGAGGCTTTTTCACCTTTTTCATATAAGGCTTGGCTTTCAAGAAACTTTTTTAAGGCAAAAGCGTATTTTTTACTTGGAAAAGGGCCATAAAAAAAGACAT
The DNA window shown above is from Mesomycoplasma ovipneumoniae and carries:
- a CDS encoding DUF4011 domain-containing protein — encoded protein: MEVDSVREDLKKWQNKLLDVSKRNRLINFNLNIPTKTRPIKLGILLPNFNDFLDNVVEARAKIFFRYPEKKAKKQSTSKSKNFTPLTLEEIQNELINTKNISNLIISDFPVEQENLIIKNLYSKSKNFKEEKAINILYLGIGFLKWFEKDDEKTPYYSPIFLFPAQLSRMLEQGKEKYWLEFLDNSSLSINLTLLKKLQILNLDSQLSKFKIDTTLSIRENFLNFEKLFHKNNTNSNWEIIRSIQLSLFDYSKIEIYTDLVENEEKIINNPFYNEIIGNSTPKPNNSVAPIGENNQDTVVGSSSNNDLTPSDYFHILPADSSQEKAIQAAIRGENFILDGPPGTGKSQTITNIINEFLARNKTVLFVSEKLAALNVVYSNLKKIGLSDSVIAIHNENINKKDVVDNLLSTLEKGANSILLNASESALIENNYIELRQKLNNYGEKLTQIRPPLQKSVYDLIAEYQNLIDIPNFEFSISEEKLKKIDYFALQKIEWRLGDLFQKIKTINFNLKKHPWYGFSQKTIDEFKKDKFKTWILSLTNLSHTIFNNIKEFNFFLMHPDQHLNNILYLFDFLKILNNLEKIDLAELEKLQNLSQEIQKYSQILQIQSEISDLEKKLYVHFRQIPLDVPIKECCQIIEDHLNKKLKFLDFRYKKIKQKLTPYFKKDFSDTTFLENSSEIITLKNKKISLEKWLSTLLFKPGETNPSQIQSNFYQLKFYKKLKILNDTTKVKVQDKQFVDFFLDSKYTRELLNKKLFEPVSQFIDIWREFSLEFDSKEVNFNFLEKKRFENNLQTKLQKIDKIHEIAQINANISLLSDFGIDDFINKAIEANLEIDFYKTFAKKFYKILIDQIINTEFHNYDWQTLSSNQNKFELAQEKLDLLSAKRVDAILLEKIPQIDSVSEYTPEIRILRQEANKSRRLMPFHELFVRIPNLLRKLKPCLMMSPLSVSSYIKNSDMEFDLVIFDEASQVKPESAIGAIVRAKQYIIAGDKEQMPPTNFFDTIPESEDEESDFTDFNVSDYLSILDVSQTFLKSYRLTWHYRSKFEELIQPSNIEIYNNDLVTFPTSQKPHDLQGIKLVKVENALYKERRNEKEADAVIEILDQILTKYQNKFSIGIVTTNSVQRNLIQSKLEKFKANKPYFSQFFTDESSTEIFVKNIESVQGDERDIIIFSLNFGPNEQNKVSLHFGAINQKNGYRRLNVAFTRAKYSTIMITSLDPEQIDLEKVRTRGASFLKKYLEIAKHNLFVENKPDNTSDSQVSFEDSVYKELTNMGLKVVKNVGYSDYKIDLAVLNPQNENSYLLGIQCDGSGYLKHKNARDREILWKNVLMSRGWNILRIWSLDWFQNRGSQLKKIKEIIKKLKSQEEKPLGVEENPSDLPPKTAEQLSAPLAIVKKRQPIDFRSFFEKRFLFTDENLTDLWNQTKTEYSFFEEIFKRVKILSKLEHQKIVLWLSGNSKITNSIKAKSVKIAHNFIENNVIFESPSHYFLKNVTKYNFFLEPKRPIREIHYFEIKDLIITIIQKTKSISKEDIYSLILEVTDFSFLKKKTRDYLDQCFQKLLDDKIIFENKGETFSLVNP
- a CDS encoding SGNH/GDSL hydrolase family protein, coding for MKKALKILFQTSTPFLLYAGIISSAVVFSAKNTNLSPNLLKKSETGLLKELKYLALGDSLSSGFDWESNLDGRGKMTDGSISGISFPAFFANFAQSIQPNSVKSFKNLALNNSSILDWIYLLDPKNNIISDENLVNLRTQTYNSSNFADTIRSVFENFSGDFPNLRNEIRNANLITISIGFKDFLNTFNSTFFDNVLSGNTSQNSYETITTNINYAFTKIKHNLKRLITLIKNINPETYINLIGYYNEHAKIDKFLNDLLKNYLLEFEPNLLSVSRLNDEIKEVSQQMGVNFINPFLEKSWDGKSDPFFDTDLDFRPQIKANKQIAQNLIISLALSPKSLNKSIKRDENDEILLTNFSANNFDSQQLDFGSNSEILEKITVNGSLENFINENSSFEEKSIKDLHTISFRQPESANYASALTQFVGFFDSEQSDIVNVFKDLINTFSNRSQPNFEAFNNVVEVILKSEFFTNLTQYAQEFIANSAIQNVEQNESDSTLDQESSDLSTSDQTKTSPDLLSFLKKKSLSQENILGLLKEILSSQYVQSHHTKTVNLFYNLLFNQPAISKLLVSSISTQENIQQIIKEVFQFNSVQKFVTFIFTELIKNNQDYTSAKSFSQVLYLFLQNSNNYNKSVTFIKHFVIEALKRTNFLNAIFETLSNQLGFNIEKEDINSLITLITSVSDIIVNTKTFKNLIDLLANEVIFGIKSGVSNNQSDFSFFSNIISNLTNKVSDFIKDKANIYNLFQDIISFSPSAKQLDSVKSLLGKFLPFISKINLSFILDKNSENYQSLNSIFESFSDFLAQDGFKELNDLISAIMDDVFLVNNYKYQNSPDLYGIIFNLLSNNSQKLKPILYKFIDKNLNNTKVLDALKSFFAKILPQEFLEKLGQTNQSDYFKKLIDYVFEVISELTIEYNTKIELTKNNGFIEKTDKKSENTLDFNHILDKLKSKKS
- a CDS encoding GIY-YIG nuclease family protein, which encodes MENFDQLIKSTNLPKKTGVYRFYDENSSLLYVGKAKNLHSRVNQYAKGSTNSYKTFLLIQKIRKIEYDIVANEKEALILEKEYISKYQPIYNIKLKDDSGYPYIKLELIKQLKISLVYKVPRRKNDPNVFFYGPFPSKKYAFALKKFLESQALYEKGEKASNQDVEFFRQKFLFCKNLLQKRNEIALLEEKLEAAKQNFHFELAQEYFDAISGLKNARSQEQNIDLNNAENLDFLWFSTPESNFLAVSFAFYRNGIFLSNKHFYLEIVLNTFETLVNFLNSYYKNHISPDKLIVDFSFDKYFDFFDSKIKLKIAKSKQYKQILDNLKENHFDFIAGNAKNQNKVQNFEILELIKQNLKIKSTNKIMAIDNSFLTFVKNVEKTAQKTEKNYPTTGIIFYIDGSYEPSYSRFFNFSGSKKGDTNYMRQGFEKYFKIKNSLKPDVILVDGASNQVNVIASVLENIGIQAPIFGLVKNKKHKTSHVIDQKGNIIKLDQKVFNFFQNVQEKVDMFVKSKMKRNTLKSLLHE